The nucleotide sequence GCGCGGCTGGTCGTCGGCATCGCCGCCAAGTCGGACGAGCACATCGCCGTCCTGCAACGGCTGACCGGCGTGCTGGGCGACCCCGCGGAGGCCGAGCGGCTGGGCGCCACGAGCGACCCGCGCGCCATCATGGCCGTGCTGAACGGGGAGGCGCCCGCCGCACCCGCGCCGGAGCCGGTCGCGCTTCCCATCGAAGGGGACGCCATCGCGGTCACCGCCCCGTCGCCCCACGGGCTGCACGCCCGCCCGGCGACGGCGCTGGTCGAGGTCGCCAAGCGCTTCCGCGCCGAGATCGCCGTCCGGCACGGCGGCACCACGGCCAACGCCAAGAGCCTGATTTCCCTGCTGCGCCTCGGCGCGTCCGGCGGCCAGCCTCTGACTGTCAGCGCGTCGGGCGAGGACGCCGCCGCGGCGCTCCAGGCCATCCGCGCCGCCTTCGAGGCGGGGCTGGACGAGCCGGTCCCTGGCGGGCCGGCGCCCGCGGAGGAGCCGGCCCCGCGGGCCGTTCCGGCCGACCTCGATTACGACGGGCGGGTGATCGCCGGCATCTCCGCCTCCCCCGGCGTCTCCATCGGCCCGCTCTGGAAGTTCCAGCGGGAGGAGCTGACGGTCGCCGAGACCGCCCCCGATCCCGAGGCGCAGCACCGGCGGCTGGACCAGGCGCTCGCCGCCGCCGCCGCCGACCTGCGCAACCTGCACGAGGAGTTCTGGAAGAAGGCCGGCGCCGCCAAGGCCGCCATCTTCAAGGCGCATCAGGAGCTGCTCGACGATCCCGAGATGGTCGCCGAGGCCCACGCCCTGATCGACCGCGGCAAGAGCGCCGGCTGGGCGTGGCGCGCGGTCTACGAGGAGCGCGCCGGCACGCTGGCCCAGCTCGCCGACCCGCTGCTGGCCGGACGGGCCGCCGACCTCAGCGACGTCGGGCGCCGGGTGCTGCGCCTGCTCGCCGTGGTGACGGAAAGCGTGGCGGCCCTGCCGGACCACCCCGTCATCCTGCTGGCCGAGGATCTGGAGCCGTCCGACACGGCGAAGCTCGACCCGGCCAGGGTGCTGGGGCTGTGCACGGCGGGGGGCGGCGCCACCTCGCACACGGCGATCATCGCGCGCTCGCTGGACATTCCCGCGGTGGTCGCCGCCGGGCCGTCCGTGCTGGATCTGGAGAACGGGCGCGCGGCGATCCTCGACGGCGACGGCGGCGTGCTGGTCGCCGACCCCAGCGAGCGCGACCGCGGCCGGGCGGCCGAGGCCCGGGTCAAGGTGGGCGAGCGGCGGGAGGCCGAGCGGCTCGACCGCTACAAGCCGGCCATCACCACGGACGGCAAGCGCGTCGAGGTCGCCGCCAACATCTCCGACCCGGCGGAGGCGGTGCAGGCCGTGGAGGCGGGCGGCGAGGGCGTCGGGCTGATGCGCACGGAGTTCCTGTTCCTTCAGCGCGACCTGCCGCCGGACGAGGAGGAGCAGTTCGCCGCCTACCAGACCATGGTGCGGGCGATGAACGGGCTGCCGATCATCCTGCGCACGCTGGACATCGGCGGCGACAAGAACGTCCCCTACCTGCGCATGCCGGCGGAGGGAAACCCGTTCCTGGGGGTGCGCGGCATCCGCCTGTGCTTCGAGCGGGAGGACCTGTTCCGCACCCAGCTCCGCGCCATGCTGCGGGCTTCGGTGGAGGGGCCGGTGCGCATCATGTACCCGATGATCGCCGTGCCCGCGGAGCTGGAGCGCGCCAAGGCCATCACCGAGGCGGTGCGGCGGGAACTGAACGTGCCGCCGGTGGAGCTTGGCATCATGATCGAGGTGCCGTCCGCCGTGATGATGGCCGACCGGCTGGCGCGGGAGGTGTCCTTCTTCTCCATCGGCACCAACGACCTGACGCAGTATGTGCTGGCGATGGACCGGCTGCACCCGGTCCTGGCCCCGCAGGCGGACGGGCTGCACCCCGCCGTCCTGCGCATGGTGGAGCGCACCGTGGAGGCCGCCCGCCGCGCCGGAATCTGGGTCGGCGCCTGCGGCGGCGTGGCCGGCGACCCGGCGGGAGCGGTCCTGCTGGCCGGGCTGGGCGTCGCCGAGCTGAGCGTGGCGATCCCCGCCGTGGCCTCCGTGAAGGCGCGGCTGCGCGCCATCGCCATGGCCGACGCCGAACGCACCGCCCGCGAGGCGCTGGACTGCGCCGACGCGGCGGAGGTGCGGGCGCTGGTCCGTCACCGTTTCGCCGACGCCGGAGGCCTGTCATGACCGCTGCGACCACCCCACGCCCCGGCGTCGTCACCGTGACGCTGAACGCCGCCATCGACCAGACGCTCGACGTGCCGGGATTCGCCGCCGGAGCGGTCAACCGGGCGGTGGCCGAGACGCGGACCGCCGGCGGCAAGGGCATCAACGTCGC is from Azospirillum sp. TSH58 and encodes:
- the ptsP gene encoding phosphoenolpyruvate--protein phosphotransferase, whose protein sequence is MLQVSESQVRLGLSAPDKTEAIRIAGRAMVDSGLIEPGYIDSMLGREAVSGTYLGSGIAIPHGLPDARDLVRRTGVVVVQFPQGVDWGGGEPARLVVGIAAKSDEHIAVLQRLTGVLGDPAEAERLGATSDPRAIMAVLNGEAPAAPAPEPVALPIEGDAIAVTAPSPHGLHARPATALVEVAKRFRAEIAVRHGGTTANAKSLISLLRLGASGGQPLTVSASGEDAAAALQAIRAAFEAGLDEPVPGGPAPAEEPAPRAVPADLDYDGRVIAGISASPGVSIGPLWKFQREELTVAETAPDPEAQHRRLDQALAAAAADLRNLHEEFWKKAGAAKAAIFKAHQELLDDPEMVAEAHALIDRGKSAGWAWRAVYEERAGTLAQLADPLLAGRAADLSDVGRRVLRLLAVVTESVAALPDHPVILLAEDLEPSDTAKLDPARVLGLCTAGGGATSHTAIIARSLDIPAVVAAGPSVLDLENGRAAILDGDGGVLVADPSERDRGRAAEARVKVGERREAERLDRYKPAITTDGKRVEVAANISDPAEAVQAVEAGGEGVGLMRTEFLFLQRDLPPDEEEQFAAYQTMVRAMNGLPIILRTLDIGGDKNVPYLRMPAEGNPFLGVRGIRLCFEREDLFRTQLRAMLRASVEGPVRIMYPMIAVPAELERAKAITEAVRRELNVPPVELGIMIEVPSAVMMADRLAREVSFFSIGTNDLTQYVLAMDRLHPVLAPQADGLHPAVLRMVERTVEAARRAGIWVGACGGVAGDPAGAVLLAGLGVAELSVAIPAVASVKARLRAIAMADAERTAREALDCADAAEVRALVRHRFADAGGLS